GAAGTACTGGACAACAATTTATCTCTTTCTTTGTCTTCTCCATTAAAGAAAGTAAACTATTCTATAGATCTAAACATGCCCTCAAAGTTTGCAGGTTGAAAGAAGGTATATAGTACAAATGAAGAAGCCAAGGTTGGCAAGTACTCTGGATCTGACTCTATGAATTAGAGAATTCTAGTGAGATCTTGTTGGTACTTGGACACAAGGATATTGTTGTGTGTTGACATGTAAGGCTATGTCAAACCGTACTTCTATATCATTTATGCAACTCATTTTGTTCttccaaaaacattttcttgGTCCAGAATTTCAGTTCACTTGCATTTCTAGCCtagttttctttctctcatgTAGCTTGAATTTACCCTTGAAAATGCGAAGTAtatatctgatttttttttcttttctgcagAGTGACTGACTAACTAATTAAGTCCTTAAGAGCAATCTTATACTGAGACCTATGTGAGTTCGTGCCCTGGTTGTACCTGCCATTGATCATCTATTATATCAGTCTAGCTATCAGACAACACATcttgtccttttcttttttctcgaGGGAGTGACCAATGGATTTGGAGCTTTTAGAGTTATTATTAACTTGATTAATTTTTAGGAGTAATCTTATGCTAAGAACAATGCGACCACATCCCTATTGATTGTAGTGATTTTTATATGAAGATAGTCCAAATTGTATGCTCCACTCTTGCTTGCAAACAATAGTAATCCCGCTGCAAAGCTTAAGAACCATACAAAGGTTGCAAAAGTCATAATTTATGTTATGGGTGCAGGGTGTTTTCTCAATCTTTTCTAAGCAACATATTCCaaaggtttcttttttttttttgacatttttgtatttttaagaaGGGGTTTTTCTTTTGTAAGAGTCACAACCCTGAAAGAGTATGCTTTCTGGGTTTAAGAAAGAGGTGATTGAAGGCCTGAAGATGCTCTAAACCCATCCTCATATAAAATGAAGTTCATCTAATttcatccatatatatatatatatacacacacacaccatGAATCTTGTGTCTTTTTTGCTAGGCATCAGATTTTCAGTAATTTGGCAATGAACATTTAGCGGGGTAtgtcaattagaaaaaaaaactacgaGTGATTTCGtagtgtttttaaatttaaagaaaataaatgttctCGAGTCCGAGTACTTTAAGTTTAAAGAAAAGGacagggaaaaggaaaaaaattctgGAGTTCAGTAGTGCGCATATCTCTGACAATTCCACTGCATGAACTAAATACATATAGCAAGTAGCCTGATTAATTTCCACGTACCGAAAGGCTAGCTAAGGCAACTTCTACTATTCTAGGGGGAAAAAAACTTGCAATTTTACAACAGTCACTTCAAGTTTGAGTAGGAATGAACTAAAGCAGAGTCATGGCATAGCCCAAGTAAAATTGCCATCTGAAAAACATAAACAGGCATGCATCTGTTCTGGGAAGTGCTGCAATTTCATATTAACTCACATAATGCTTTGCCAGGGGTGAAAACTCCATGGCACTCGGGCATATTTTCTcactttataaaatcactaACAGTTTAACAATTCTAGCATATTAATTTGGACCTAAACAACAAAGCTAGAATCCATTAGCCAGGTTCGTTTCGGAAAAGCCAGAAGTTCTTTTCAAAGTAAATAATACTTCAGATTTGACTATCTTTCTTTAAACAAACTCATGACTTTAGAAAAATGTCAATATGAAAGTTACGAAAATATTACTTgtgatacaatttttttttcctgtttaaTTTTGCTTCTAGCAGAACGTGGAAGCAAGAAGCCTTAAATAAGACTTCagagaggactgggccacaatGTTAACCCATTAATCAGTGGCTTGGCCTTGTCTTGTGTTGGTGCCTGAATGGTGGCTGGTTTACACATACAGAGAATTATAAAAAGCCTTGCAGGTTACCAAGAGCAGATGAACAAAATTAAGAATCATTCCTTCAAAACCCCTTTACTGATCTTAGTCAAATCTGAAAAATTCTTTATGCAATTATCCAGAATCTGAAGTATCTGCATAGTAACATAGATGTGTACTCTTCTTTTCTCAAACTTGCCCTAATATTATGTTGGTTGGATGTTCAAtggaaatgaatataattaacCTAAACTTTATCTTCCAAAGCTTATTccatatcataatttttttgcaaattatatatatataatctcaaTTGGGGCTAAACTTGGATTTAATTTGGCTTGGAGGGAAAATTCCCGCTAAAATCCCGTACAGTTCATACTTAATTACACACctaataattatgtttaattaagttttcaaaattctcattttgATGCACTTTTggttttactattttaaaagtagaaaacctaaataaatttttaatttttataaatatcaaacatgattccataattctaattttatttttttcttgtttaagataaaaaataagaaacatatGAGCAAGAAGTGCATTTTTCTAACATTATGATTCTTGGTGCAAgttttgtcaaattttcaatattcatgGTTGCAAGTGAgtgtgttttattttcttattttaagatTTGTTTAAACACtcatataattgaaatttttttgatacctttccctttttttatttttggtattaaattttaaaacaaaaaggtaaaaataggttaaaaaaatgattcataaattgttttaaaaatgtttattcaataaatatagaataaaaaatttgcaaCCAAACATACCTTTAATATAAAAGATAAGTGTACATTTGAATTTGATGGTAGTTTGTTTTTAAAGTATTAAGGGTCACAAAATTAACAACATAAattgaataaatgaaaactatattttaattaatggtTGATTATGAGGATGattctgatttttaaaaacaactcaaTCACATTCAAGGAAATAATAACAAGGTTTATTTAGAGTTGTGTTCCAGCTAGGATTCAGTCTTTAGCAGTTCTCTTTTGAGTTGGAACTTGAAAGATACACCATGGATAACAGCAAAGATAAGCATTCAACAACAGCCAATTTTACAGAAGATAAAGACATTCAACACAGaacttaatgaaaaaaaaacacaagaaaatcaacaaaacatGGAAAGAGATGATTAAGTTCAAAGAAAACAGACCAAGGACTAAAGAAAGTTCAATTGAAGCTACTGGGGACCTTGAAGATTCGGTGAGTTAAAGCCTTAAACTTTTTCACCTCTACTCTACCCCACCAGGCTGATATTTTCCTGGATCTGCCACCCGTTCCTGCCCAGGTTGATATGCCTCAGAAGCCACTATCTGATCGACCTTAGTCATGGATATTCCCAAATTCTCCATCTTCTCAGACCCAGATGGTTGGCGCATGTTGGGATGAGCAAACTGCTGCTCTGCCCAAGGTTGATAATACATGCCTTGATTTGCGATATAATCCTCCTGCCCAGATGCCCAAGCGGCCATCCATCCCTGTTTTTGCTGTTGTTGCAGTTCAAAGAGTTGCCTGAGGTGATATAATTCTGTTTGGTGAGCATCGGTTTCGGCTGCCAAAGGTGAGCATTAGTGTCAGCgagggggagagagagggagTTAGAGAGCGAGAAGAGAAAGATTGGGTGGTACGTACCATTTTTGAGATTTATATGTTCTTGCAGCTTTGTCTCCTTTTGTTTCATGAGCTCATTATCCATTTGCAATAGCTTTTTCTTACGCTGGATCAATACCACTTCTGGAGAGAGTTGCGCTATTTGAGCCTGTACATATGCATATAGAtattagaaaatgaaagaaaaaattgctGATACTTATAGATTCTCCATAAATGTTGATTACCTCAAATTCTTTCACCTGGGTTTCCATTTCATTAATGTAGTTGGTCCTTCTCAGTCTAGATCTCTGGGCGGAAATTCGGTTTGAAAGAAGCCTGTGAGCCAACATAATATGTAAATGCTTAGAGTGCTCTCCATCATTAGAAGAATCAAGACCAAAATGATTGATAGgttcttgaaaagaaaagaggtgaAAGCAGAAATGGACAAACCGTCTGAGTCTCCTGTCGTCCAAGTTAGGGTCTGGTTGAGGACCCCTGGTGGCATCAGGCACAGTCACAGGTTCAGTTCTGGAAGAGACTTCCGTACCACCACCGGCAGAGATTGGATGATTTTGAGGGTGTTGAGATTGATAATGGGGAATGATGCTGCGGTTCAATCCTTCTGGAAGTGGTCTGTTGCCACCCCCGCTATGGACTGTCAGCTGGTGTTGCCTTCCATGTTGGGATGAAATAGGGGGCAACACTTGGGTTGATGGATCCACCCTCGACCTTGGGGGCGGTGGAGGTGGCGGTCGCGGAAGTCCGAAGTGATCCTTTTTGTTAATTCCATCCATTGCTTCTCCTGAAAAACAACCACAAAGCAACTACTGTTTTAACAAAAGATAGAGAAAACCTGAGGAAAAAAATAGACTGAGCATACTAACCCTAACAAGATATGGTTATGGCATTTTCAAAAGGAAAGCTTTGTATATATAgggtaagaaaataaatatattagtaAGAGAAATTACTAAATATAAACCTACTTTATTGCACTGTAATTAATTTCACTCACAATGTGAAAATAATGCCATTAATTTAAGAaccaattaatattatatttgactAATTAAATGCACTTGGTGGAGTCAGATTTTTTGGTCTAAATGCTAACATTAGCTCTAACGAGAAGAGCATGGAGACGGAGAAAATTATTGGTTAATTTTGGAAAGCTTTGTTAGTAAAATTCAGTGGAGTAACtctttttaa
The sequence above is drawn from the Vitis riparia cultivar Riparia Gloire de Montpellier isolate 1030 chromosome 6, EGFV_Vit.rip_1.0, whole genome shotgun sequence genome and encodes:
- the LOC117917029 gene encoding light-inducible protein CPRF2-like yields the protein MDGINKKDHFGLPRPPPPPPPRSRVDPSTQVLPPISSQHGRQHQLTVHSGGGNRPLPEGLNRSIIPHYQSQHPQNHPISAGGGTEVSSRTEPVTVPDATRGPQPDPNLDDRRLRRLLSNRISAQRSRLRRTNYINEMETQVKEFEAQIAQLSPEVVLIQRKKKLLQMDNELMKQKETKLQEHINLKNAETDAHQTELYHLRQLFELQQQQKQGWMAAWASGQEDYIANQGMYYQPWAEQQFAHPNMRQPSGSEKMENLGISMTKVDQIVASEAYQPGQERVADPGKYQPGGVE